The following are encoded in a window of Arctopsyche grandis isolate Sample6627 chromosome 2, ASM5162203v2, whole genome shotgun sequence genomic DNA:
- the LOC143922273 gene encoding uncharacterized protein LOC143922273, which produces MISRLFVNGNSATDLPTLTDGSLTAGVAVSSPSTPVQSNFVVSFERGSSFEHIMSSDYNNDSSSDIDMTSESGTTESEMPTEHEMSTDESLPECNTFKKGYIHTSLHGCIVCRRAVSKYIYILFDIIVQ; this is translated from the exons ATGATCAGTCGACTATTTGTTAATGGCAACTCTGCAACAGATCTTCCGACATTGACAGACGGCTCTCTGACAGCTGGTGTCGCCGTATCTTCACCTTCGACTCCAGTCCAATCAA atttcgTTGTATCTTTCGAAAGAGGAAGTTCTTTCGAACATATCATGTCTTCAGATTACAATAACGATTCGTCGTCGGATATCGATATGACCTCAGAAAGTGGTACCACGGAATCTGAAATGCCGACAGAACATGAAATGTCTACTGACGAATCATTGCCAGAATGCAATACGTTTAAGAAAGGCTATATTCACACCTCCTTACACGGTTGCATTGTTTGTAGAAGAGCCGTGagcaagtacatatatatactgtttgataTTATAGTACAATGA